Proteins encoded in a region of the Ursus arctos isolate Adak ecotype North America unplaced genomic scaffold, UrsArc2.0 scaffold_2, whole genome shotgun sequence genome:
- the STUB1 gene encoding E3 ubiquitin-protein ligase CHIP, translated as MKGKEEKEGGARLGAGGGSPEKSPSAQELKEQGNRLFVGRKYPEAAACYGRAITRNPLVAVYYTNRALCYLKMQQHEQALADCRRALELDGQSVKAHFFLGQCQLEMESYDEAIANLQRAYNLAKEQRLNFGDDIPSALRIAKKKRWNSIEERRIHQENELHSYLTRLIVAERERELEECQRNHEGDEDDGHIRAQQACIEAKHDKYLADMDELFSQVDEKRKKRDIPDYLCGKISFELMREPCITPSGITYDRKDIEEHLQRVGHFDPVTRSPLTQEQLIPNLAMKEVIDAFISENGWVEDY; from the exons GGGCGCCGGCGGCGGAAGCCCCGAAAAGAGCCCGAGCGCGCAGGAGCTCAAGGAGCAGGGCAACCGGCTGTTCGTGGGCCGCAAGTACCCGGAGGCGGCGGCCTGCTACGGCCGTGCTATC ACCCGCAACCCTCTGGTGGCAGTGTACTACACCAACCGGGCGTTGTGCTACCTGAAGATGCAGCAGCATGAGCAGGCCCTGGCCGACTGCCGGCGGGCTTTGGAACTGGACGGGCAGTCTGTGAAGGCGCACTTCTTCCTGGGGCAATGCCAGCTAGAGATGGAGAGCTATGACGAGGCCATCGCCAATCTGCAGCGAG CCTACAACCTGGCCAAGGAGCAGCGGCTCAACTTTGGGGATGACATCCCTAGTGCTCTGCGCATCGCCAAGAAGAAGCGCTGGAACAGCATTGAGGAGCGGCGCATCCATCAGGAGAACGAGCTGCACTCCTACCTCACTCGGCTTATTGTGGCCGAGCGGGAGAG GGAGTTAGAAGAATGCCAGCGGAACCATGAGGGTGATGAGGACGATGGCCACATCCGGGCCCAGCAGGCCTGCATCGAGGCCAAGCAT GACAAGTACTTAGCAGACATGGATGAGCTTTTCTCCCAGGTGGATGAGAAGAGAAAG AAGCGAGACATCCCGGACTACCTGTGTGGCAAGATCAGCTTTGAGCTCATGCGGGAGCCATGCATCACACCCAGCGGCATCACCTACGACCGCAAGGACATTGAGGAGCATCTGCAG CGCGTGGGCCACTTTGACCCTGTCACCCGGAGCCCCCTGACCCAGGAACAGCTCATCCCCAACCTGGCCATGAAAGAGGTCATTGATGCGTTCATCTCCGAGAACGGCTGGGTGGAGGACTACTGA
- the JMJD8 gene encoding jmjC domain-containing protein 8 isoform X3 encodes MAPGARPRPRLLLAVWTLAALARRGSGEAGDGGWQRRGPGAPAALAEEQRCAVERRADLSYSEFVQHYAFSRPVILQGLTDNSRFRALCSRERLLASFGDSVVRLSTANTYSYRKGELPHPAAQLASILQAASAGPHQPLPAVDLPFQEYVEHLLHPQDPTSLGNNTLYFFGDNNFSEWASLFQHYSPPPFSLLGTTTAYSFGIAGAGSGVPFHWHGPGFSEVIYGRKRWFLYPPEKTPEFHPNKTTLTWLQDTYPTLAPSVRPLECTVQAGEVLYFPDRWWHATLNLDTSVFISTFLG; translated from the exons ATGGCGCCGGGGGCGCGGCCGCGGCCGCGGTTGCTGCTGGCGGTGTGGACGCTGGCGGCTCTGGCCCGGCGCGGCTCCGGGGAAGCGGGCGATGGAGGGTG GCAGCGGCGCGGGCCCGGGGCGCCGGCGGCCCTGGCGGAGGAACAGCGCTGCGCGGTGGAGCGTCGGGCCGACCTCAGCTACTCCGAGTTCGTGCAGCA CTACGCCTTCTCCAGACCCGTCATCCTGCAGGGGCTCACAGACAACTCG AGGTTCCGGGCCCTCTGCTCCCGAGAAAGGCTACTGGCCTCGTTTGGAGACAGCGTGGTTCGGCTGAGCACTGCCAATACCTACTCCTACCGGAAAGGTGAGCTGCCGCACCCCGCAGCCCAGCTTGCCAGCATCTTGCAGGCAGCCTCTGCCGGCCCTCATCAGCCCCTCCCCGCAGTGGACCTGCCCTTCCAGGAGTATGTGGAGCACTTGCTGCATCCCCAGGACCCTACCTCCTTGGGCAACA ACACCTTGTATTTCTTTGGGGACAACAATTTCAGCGAGTGGGCATCACTGTTTCAGCACTACTCTCCACCACCATTTAGCCTATTGGGTACCACTACTGCTTACAGCTTTGGAATTGCAG GAGCTGGTTCTGGGGTGCCCTTCCACTGGCATGGGCCCGGGTTCTCAGAGGTGATCTACGGCCGCAAG CGCTGGTTCCTATACCCCCCTGAGAAAACACCAGAGTTCCATCCCAACAAAACCACACTGACCTGGCTTCAGGACACGTACCCAACCCTGGCACCATCTGTGAGGCCCCTGGAGTGCACCGTCCAGGCTGGGGAG GTGCTGTATTTCCCTGACCGGTGGTGGCATGCCACACTCAACCTGGACACCAGTGTCTTCATCTCTACCTTCCTCGGCTAG
- the FBXL16 gene encoding F-box/LRR-repeat protein 16 yields the protein MRKQVALRSGDRGPSRLLAWAQEACTAESQGDISPPDRARKMSSPGVDGDPKPPCLPRNGLVKLPGQPNGLGAASITKGTPAAKNRPCQPPPPPTLPPPSLAAPLPRAALAGGLCPPAGLPLGGPASAPVPGPPVERPPLATDEKILNGLFWYFSACEKCVLAQVCKAWRRVLYQPKFWAGLTPVLHAKELYNVLPGGEKEFVNLQGFAARGFEGFCLVGVSDLDICEFIDNYALSKKGVKAMSLKRSTITDAGLEVMLEQMQGVVRLELSGCNDFTEAGLWSSLSARITSLSVSDCINVADDAIAAISQLLPNLAELSLQAYHVTDTALAYFTARQGHSTHTLRLLSCWEITNHGVVNVVHSLPNLTALSLSGCSKVTDDGVELVAENLRKLRSLDLSWCPRITDMALEYVACDLHRLEELVLDRCVRITDTGLSYLSTMSSLRSLYLRWCCQVQDFGLKHLLAMRSLRLLSLAGCPLLTTTGLSGLVQLQELEELELTNCPGATPELFKYFSQHLPRCLVIE from the exons ATGAGAAAACAAGTAGCCCTGCGGTCGGGGGACCGGGGACCCTCAAGACTACTGGCCTGGGCCCAGGAAGCGTGTACTGCTGAGAGCCAGGGAGACATCTCACCCCCAG ATCGAGCAAGGAAGATGTCGAGCCCGGGCGTGGACGGCGACCCCAAGCCTCCATGCTTGCCTCGCAATGGCCTGGTGAAGCTGCCAGGCCAGCCCAACGGCCTGGGTGCAGCCAGTATCACCAAGGGCACACCAGCTGCCAAGAACCGCCCCTGCCAgccacctcccccacccaccctcccaccgCCCAGCCTGGCTGCCCCACTGCCACGGGCTGCCCTGGCTGGGGGCCTGTGCCCCCCAGCAGGGCTCCCCCTTGGTGGACCAGCCTCAGCCCCAGTTCCCGGGCCCCCAGTGGAGCGGCCACCACTGGCCACAGatgaaaagatcctcaatggcCTCTTCTGGTACTTCTCAGCCTGTGAGAAGTGTGTGCTGGCTCAAGTGTGCAAGGCCTGGCGGCGTGTGCTCTACCAGCCCAAATTCTGGGCAGGCCTCACACCTGTGCTGCACGCCAAGGAGCTCTACAATGTGCTGCCTGGTGGCGAGAAGGAGTTTGTGAACCTGCAGGGCTTCGCTGCACGTGGCTTTGAGGGCTTCTGCCTGGTTGGCGTCTCCGACCTGGACATCTGTGAGTTTATCGACAACTACGCCCTCTCTAAGAAGGGTGTCAAGGCCATGAGCCTCAAGCGCTCCACCATCACGGATGCCGGCCTGGAG GTGATGCTGGAGCAGATGCAGGGCGTCGTGCGCCTGGAGCTGTCGGGCTGCAACGACTTCACCGAGGCAGGACTGTGGTCCAGCCTGAGCGCTCGCATCACCTCGCTGAGCGTCAGCGACTGCATCAACGTGGCCGACGACGCCATTGCCGCCATCTCGCAGCTGCTGCCCAACCTGGCCGAGCTGAGCTTGCAGGCCTACCACGTGACGGACACGGCGCTGGCCTACTTCACAGCCCGCCAGGGCCACAGCACGCACACGCTGCGCCTGCTCTCCTGCTGGGAGATCACCAACCACGGCGTGGTCAACGTGGTGCACAGCCTGCCCAACCTCACCGCACTCAGCCTCTCCGGCTGCTCCAAGGTCACGGACGACGGTGTCGAGCTCGTGGCCGAAAACCTGCGCAAGCTGCGCAGCCTTGACCTTTCGTGGTGCCCGCGCATCACCGACATGGCGCTCGAGTACGTGGCCTGCGACCTGCACCGCCTGGAGGAGCTGGTGCTGGACAG GTGCGTACGCATCACGGATACTGGCCTCAGCTATTTGTCCACCATGTCGTCCCTCCGCAGCCTCTACCTGCGATGGTGCTGCCAG GTGCAGGACTTCGGGCTGAAGCACCTCCTGGCCATGAGGAGTTTGCGTCTCTTGTCTCTGGCAG GCTGCCCGCTGCTGACCACCACGGGGCTGTCGGGCCTGGTGCAGctgcaggagctggaggagctggagcTGACCAACTGCCCCGGGGCCACCCCCGAGCTCTTCAAGTACTTCTCGCAGCACCTGCCCCGCTGTCTCGTCATCGAGTAG
- the WDR24 gene encoding GATOR complex protein WDR24, giving the protein MEKMSRVTTALGGSALTGRTMHCHLDAPANAISVCRDAAQVVVAGRSIFKIYAIEDEQFVEKLNLRVGRKPSLNLSCADVVWHQMDENLLATAATNGVVVTWNLGRPSRNKQDQLFTEHKRTVNKVCFHPTEAHVLLSGSQDGFMKCFDLRRKDSVSTFSGQSESVRDVQFSIRDYFTFASTFENGNVQLWDIRRPDRCERMFTAHNGPVFCCDWHPEDRGWLATGGRDKMVKVWDMTTHRAKEVHCVQTIASVARVKWRPECRHHLATCSMMVDHNIYVWDVRRPFVPAAMFEEHRDVTTGIAWRHPHDPSFLLSGSKDSTLCQHLFRDASQPVERANPEGLCYGLFGDLAFAAKESLVATESGRKPYAGDRRHPIFFKRKLDPAEPFVGLASSALSVFEIEPGSGSMSWFVDTAERYALAGRPLAELCDHNAKVARELGRNQVAQTWTMLRIIYCSPGLASATSLNHSVGKGSSCGLPLMNSFNLKDMAPGLGSETRLDRSKGDTRSDTVLLDSSATLITNEDNEETEGSDVPADYLLGDVEGEEEELYLLDPEHAHPEEPEYVLPQEAFPLRHEIVDTPPGPEHLQDKADSPHVSGSEADAASLAPVDSSFSLISISHALYDTRLPPDFFSALVCDMLRFYAEQGDVQMAVSVLIVLGERVRKDIDEQTQEHWYTSYIDLLQRFCLWNVSNQVVKLSTSRAISCLNQASTTLHVNCSHCKRPMSSRGWVCDRCHRCASMCAVCHHVVKGLFVWCQGCSHGGHLQHIMKWLEGSSHCPAGCGHLCEYS; this is encoded by the exons ATGGAGAAGATGTCGCGGGTGACCACGGCCCTGGGTGGCAGCGCGCTGACGGGCCGCACTATGCACTGCCACCTGGACGCCCCAGCCAATGCCATCAGCGTGTGCCGTGATGCCGCGCAGGTGGTCGTGGCGGGCCGCAGCATCTTCAAGATCTATGCCATTGAGGACGAGCAGTTTGTGGAGAAGCTGAACCTCCGTGTGGGCCGCAAGCCCTCACTCAACCTGAGCTGCGCAGACGTGGTCTGGCACCAGATGGATGAGAACCTGCTGGCCACGGCGGCCACCAACGGCGTGGTGGTCACCTGGAACCTGGGACGGCCATCCCGCAACAAGCAGGACCAGCTGTTCACAGAGCACAAGCGCACGGTGAACAAAGTCTGCTTCCACCCCACCGAGGCCCACGTGTTGCTCAGCGGTTCCCAGGACGGCTTCATGAAGTGCTTTGACCTCCGTAGAAAGGACTCCGTCAGCACCTTCTCGG GCCAGTCTGAGAGCGTGCGGGATGTCCAGTTCAGCATCCGGGACTACTTCACCTTCGCCTCCACCTTTGAGAACGGCAACGTGCAGCTCTGGGACATACGACGGCCCGACCGCTGTGAGAGAATGTTCACCGCCCACAACGGGCCTGTCTTCTGCTGCGACTGGCACCCTGaggacag GGGCTGGCTGGCCACAGGTGGGCGTGACAAGATGGTCAAGGTCTGGGACATGACCACACACCGTGCCAAGGAGGTGCACTGCGTGCAAACCATCGCCTCAGTAGCCCGCGTCAAGTGGCGGCCTGAGTGCCGCCACCACCTGGCCACTTGCTCTATGATGGTGGACCATAACATCTATGTGTGGGACGTGCGCCGGCCTTTTGTCCCGGCTGCCATGTTTGAGGAGCACCGCGACGTCACAACAGGCATTGCCTGGCGCCACCCCCAtgacccctccttcctgctctccgGCTCTAAGGACAGCACATTGTGCCAGCACCTGTTCCGTGATGCCAGCCAGCCTGTTGAGCGTGCCAACCCCGAGGGCCTCTGCTATGGCCTCTTTGGGGACTTGGCCTTTGCCGCTAAGGAGAGCCTAGTGGCCACCGAGTCTGGGCGCAAGCCCTATGCCGGTGATCGGCGCCACCCCATCTTCTTCAAGCGCAAGCTCGATCCTGCCGAGCCCTTTGTGGGCCTCGCATCTAGTGCCCTCAGCGTCTTTGAGATAGAGCCTGGCAGTGGCAGCATGAGCTGGTTCGTGGACACCGCCGAGCGTTATGCCCTGGCTGGTCGGCCTCTGGCCGAGCTCTGTGACCACAATGCGAAAGTGGCTCGGGAGCTTGGCCGCAACCAGGTAG CACAGACCTGGACCATGCTGCGGATCATCTACTGTAGCCCTGGCCTGGCGTCCGCCACCAGCCTCAACCACAGCGTGGGCAAGGGCAGCTCTTGCGGCTTGCCACTCATGAACAG ttTCAACTTGAAGGATATGGCCCCAGGGTTGGGCAGTGAGACCAGGCTGGACCGTAGCAAGGGTGACACACGGAGCGACACAGTGCTGCTTGACTCCTCAGCCACACTCATCACCAATGAGG ATAATGAAGAGACAGAGGGCAGCGACGTGCCTGCAGACTACCTGCTGGGTGACGTGGAGGGCGAGGAGGAGGAGCTGTACCTGTTGGACCCGGAACACGCACACC cggaggagccagaGTACGTGCtgccccaggaagccttcccactACGCCACGAGATAGTGGACACTCCGCCTGGCCCCGAGCACCTGCAGGACAAGGCCGACTCGCCCCACGTGAGCGGCAGCGAGGCTGATGCAGCTTCCCTAGCGCCCGTGGACTCCTCCTTCTCGCTCATCTCTATCTCACATGCGCTCTACGACACGCGCTTGCCACCTGACTTCTTCAGTGCTCTGGTGTGCGACATGCTGCGCTTCTATGCCGAGCAGGGAGACGTGCAGATGGCTGTGTCCGTGCTCATTGTGCTGGGCGAGCGCGTGCGCAAAGACATCGACGAGCAGACGCAG GAGCACTGGTACACGTCCTACATCGACTTGCTGCAGCGCTTCTGCCTCTGGAACGTGTCCAACCAGGTGGTCAAGCTCAGCACCAGCCGTGCCATCAGCTGCCTCAACCAGGCGTCCACCACTCTGCACGTCAACTGCAGCCACTGCAAGCGGCCCATGAGCAGCCGCGGCTGGGTCTGCGACCGGTGCCACCGCTGCGCCAGCATGTGCGCCGTCTGCCACCACGTGGTCAAGGGTCTGTTCGTGTGGTGCCAGGGCTGCAGTCACGGCGGCCACCTGCAGCACATCATGAAGTGGCTGGAGGGCAGCTCCCACTGCCCCGCGGGCTGCGGCCACCTGTGCGAGTACTCCTGA
- the JMJD8 gene encoding jmjC domain-containing protein 8 isoform X4, translating to MAPGARPRPRLLLAVWTLAALARRGSGEAGDGGWQRRGPGAPAALAEEQRCAVERRADLSYSEFVQHYAFSRPVILQGLTDNSRFRALCSRERLLASFGDSVVRLSTANTYSYRKVDLPFQEYVEHLLHPQDPTSLGNNTLYFFGDNNFSEWASLFQHYSPPPFSLLGTTTAYSFGIAGAGSGVPFHWHGPGFSEVIYGRKRWFLYPPEKTPEFHPNKTTLTWLQDTYPTLAPSVRPLECTVQAGEVLYFPDRWWHATLNLDTSVFISTFLG from the exons ATGGCGCCGGGGGCGCGGCCGCGGCCGCGGTTGCTGCTGGCGGTGTGGACGCTGGCGGCTCTGGCCCGGCGCGGCTCCGGGGAAGCGGGCGATGGAGGGTG GCAGCGGCGCGGGCCCGGGGCGCCGGCGGCCCTGGCGGAGGAACAGCGCTGCGCGGTGGAGCGTCGGGCCGACCTCAGCTACTCCGAGTTCGTGCAGCA CTACGCCTTCTCCAGACCCGTCATCCTGCAGGGGCTCACAGACAACTCG AGGTTCCGGGCCCTCTGCTCCCGAGAAAGGCTACTGGCCTCGTTTGGAGACAGCGTGGTTCGGCTGAGCACTGCCAATACCTACTCCTACCGGAAAG TGGACCTGCCCTTCCAGGAGTATGTGGAGCACTTGCTGCATCCCCAGGACCCTACCTCCTTGGGCAACA ACACCTTGTATTTCTTTGGGGACAACAATTTCAGCGAGTGGGCATCACTGTTTCAGCACTACTCTCCACCACCATTTAGCCTATTGGGTACCACTACTGCTTACAGCTTTGGAATTGCAG GAGCTGGTTCTGGGGTGCCCTTCCACTGGCATGGGCCCGGGTTCTCAGAGGTGATCTACGGCCGCAAG CGCTGGTTCCTATACCCCCCTGAGAAAACACCAGAGTTCCATCCCAACAAAACCACACTGACCTGGCTTCAGGACACGTACCCAACCCTGGCACCATCTGTGAGGCCCCTGGAGTGCACCGTCCAGGCTGGGGAG GTGCTGTATTTCCCTGACCGGTGGTGGCATGCCACACTCAACCTGGACACCAGTGTCTTCATCTCTACCTTCCTCGGCTAG
- the JMJD8 gene encoding jmjC domain-containing protein 8 isoform X2, translating to MAQAPRPAPGDSSGRVAASPWEPAVTASLSPAAFAPPSGNPLPSGAGPSSAPAPRRWSSRRASQRRAHGAGGAAAAAVAAGGVDAGGSGPARLRGSGRWRVAAARARGAGGPGGGTALRGGASGRPQLLRVRAARFRALCSRERLLASFGDSVVRLSTANTYSYRKVDLPFQEYVEHLLHPQDPTSLGNNTLYFFGDNNFSEWASLFQHYSPPPFSLLGTTTAYSFGIAGAGSGVPFHWHGPGFSEVIYGRKRWFLYPPEKTPEFHPNKTTLTWLQDTYPTLAPSVRPLECTVQAGEVLYFPDRWWHATLNLDTSVFISTFLG from the exons ATGGCCCaggccccgcgccccgcgccggGCGACTCTAGTGGGAGGGTGGCCGCGTCGCCATGGGAACCTGCAGTGACCGCGAGCCTCTCTCCGGCGGCCTTCGCACCGCCTTCCGGAAATCCCCTCCCTTCCGGGGCGGGCCCGTCGTCGGCGCCGGCGCCACGACGATGGAGCTCCCGGCGTGCCTCGCAGCGGCGGGCTCATGGCGCCGGGGGCGCGGCCGCGGCCGCGGTTGCTGCTGGCGGTGTGGACGCTGGCGGCTCTGGCCCGGCGCGGCTCCGGGGAAGCGGGCGATGGAGGGTG GCAGCGGCGCGGGCCCGGGGCGCCGGCGGCCCTGGCGGAGGAACAGCGCTGCGCGGTGGAGCGTCGGGCCGACCTCAGCTACTCCGAGTTCGTGCAGCA AGGTTCCGGGCCCTCTGCTCCCGAGAAAGGCTACTGGCCTCGTTTGGAGACAGCGTGGTTCGGCTGAGCACTGCCAATACCTACTCCTACCGGAAAG TGGACCTGCCCTTCCAGGAGTATGTGGAGCACTTGCTGCATCCCCAGGACCCTACCTCCTTGGGCAACA ACACCTTGTATTTCTTTGGGGACAACAATTTCAGCGAGTGGGCATCACTGTTTCAGCACTACTCTCCACCACCATTTAGCCTATTGGGTACCACTACTGCTTACAGCTTTGGAATTGCAG GAGCTGGTTCTGGGGTGCCCTTCCACTGGCATGGGCCCGGGTTCTCAGAGGTGATCTACGGCCGCAAG CGCTGGTTCCTATACCCCCCTGAGAAAACACCAGAGTTCCATCCCAACAAAACCACACTGACCTGGCTTCAGGACACGTACCCAACCCTGGCACCATCTGTGAGGCCCCTGGAGTGCACCGTCCAGGCTGGGGAG GTGCTGTATTTCCCTGACCGGTGGTGGCATGCCACACTCAACCTGGACACCAGTGTCTTCATCTCTACCTTCCTCGGCTAG
- the JMJD8 gene encoding jmjC domain-containing protein 8 isoform X1, with amino-acid sequence MAQAPRPAPGDSSGRVAASPWEPAVTASLSPAAFAPPSGNPLPSGAGPSSAPAPRRWSSRRASQRRAHGAGGAAAAAVAAGGVDAGGSGPARLRGSGRWRVAAARARGAGGPGGGTALRGGASGRPQLLRVRAARFRALCSRERLLASFGDSVVRLSTANTYSYRKGELPHPAAQLASILQAASAGPHQPLPAVDLPFQEYVEHLLHPQDPTSLGNNTLYFFGDNNFSEWASLFQHYSPPPFSLLGTTTAYSFGIAGAGSGVPFHWHGPGFSEVIYGRKRWFLYPPEKTPEFHPNKTTLTWLQDTYPTLAPSVRPLECTVQAGEVLYFPDRWWHATLNLDTSVFISTFLG; translated from the exons ATGGCCCaggccccgcgccccgcgccggGCGACTCTAGTGGGAGGGTGGCCGCGTCGCCATGGGAACCTGCAGTGACCGCGAGCCTCTCTCCGGCGGCCTTCGCACCGCCTTCCGGAAATCCCCTCCCTTCCGGGGCGGGCCCGTCGTCGGCGCCGGCGCCACGACGATGGAGCTCCCGGCGTGCCTCGCAGCGGCGGGCTCATGGCGCCGGGGGCGCGGCCGCGGCCGCGGTTGCTGCTGGCGGTGTGGACGCTGGCGGCTCTGGCCCGGCGCGGCTCCGGGGAAGCGGGCGATGGAGGGTG GCAGCGGCGCGGGCCCGGGGCGCCGGCGGCCCTGGCGGAGGAACAGCGCTGCGCGGTGGAGCGTCGGGCCGACCTCAGCTACTCCGAGTTCGTGCAGCA AGGTTCCGGGCCCTCTGCTCCCGAGAAAGGCTACTGGCCTCGTTTGGAGACAGCGTGGTTCGGCTGAGCACTGCCAATACCTACTCCTACCGGAAAGGTGAGCTGCCGCACCCCGCAGCCCAGCTTGCCAGCATCTTGCAGGCAGCCTCTGCCGGCCCTCATCAGCCCCTCCCCGCAGTGGACCTGCCCTTCCAGGAGTATGTGGAGCACTTGCTGCATCCCCAGGACCCTACCTCCTTGGGCAACA ACACCTTGTATTTCTTTGGGGACAACAATTTCAGCGAGTGGGCATCACTGTTTCAGCACTACTCTCCACCACCATTTAGCCTATTGGGTACCACTACTGCTTACAGCTTTGGAATTGCAG GAGCTGGTTCTGGGGTGCCCTTCCACTGGCATGGGCCCGGGTTCTCAGAGGTGATCTACGGCCGCAAG CGCTGGTTCCTATACCCCCCTGAGAAAACACCAGAGTTCCATCCCAACAAAACCACACTGACCTGGCTTCAGGACACGTACCCAACCCTGGCACCATCTGTGAGGCCCCTGGAGTGCACCGTCCAGGCTGGGGAG GTGCTGTATTTCCCTGACCGGTGGTGGCATGCCACACTCAACCTGGACACCAGTGTCTTCATCTCTACCTTCCTCGGCTAG